The Apodemus sylvaticus chromosome 5, mApoSyl1.1, whole genome shotgun sequence genome has a segment encoding these proteins:
- the Ppp1r14d gene encoding protein phosphatase 1 regulatory subunit 14D isoform X1, with amino-acid sequence MLSSSPASCTSPSPGTDNSDKKVHWASSEKRRRASSTDSESKTHLDISKLPRSRRPSRLTVKYDRGHLQRWLEMEQWVDAQVQELFQTSQGKSYQATKEGSSQRDSLTRVKKILLSLRLIWKLSWNCPQKSRGLSWRPFSKTAQATVSLLSLSYSVNSRDFGDSAGLQNNPGGTIFCSLSTARIHRILARIHIPDLDTG; translated from the exons ATGCTGTCTTCAAGCCCTGCTTCCTGTACATCTCCCAGCCCTGGCACAGACAACTCAGACAAGAAGGTCCACTGGGCTTCTtctgagaagagaaggagggcaTCGTCCACAGACTCAGAGTCAAAGACTCACTTGGACATTTCTAAGTTGCCCAGGTCCCGGAGACCCAGCCGGCTGACGGTGAAGTATGACCGGGGTCATCTGCAGCGCTGGCTGGAGATGGAGCAGTGGGTAGATGCTCAGGTTCAGGAGCTCTTCCAG ACATCTCAGGGCAAGTCCTACCAAGCAACCAAGGAAGGCAGCAGCCAAAGGGACTCGCT AACTAGGGTCAAGAAGATCCTTCTGAGCCTGAGATTGATCTGGAAGCTCTCATGGAATTGTCCACAGAAGAGCAGAGGACTCAGCTGGAG GCCATTCTCCAAGACTGCCCAGGCAACAGTGAG CCTTTTATCTCTGAGCTACTCAGTCAACTCAAGAGACTTCGGAGACTCAGCAGGCCTTCAAAATAATCCTGGAGGGACCATCTTCTGCAGCCTCAGCACTGCCAGGATCCACAGGATTCTGGCCAGGATCCACATCCCTGACCTGGATACTGGCTGA
- the Ppp1r14d gene encoding protein phosphatase 1 regulatory subunit 14D isoform X2: MLSSSPASCTSPSPGTDNSDKKVHWASSEKRRRASSTDSESKTHLDISKLPRSRRPSRLTVKYDRGHLQRWLEMEQWVDAQVQELFQGQEDPSEPEIDLEALMELSTEEQRTQLEAILQDCPGNSEPFISELLSQLKRLRRLSRPSK, translated from the exons ATGCTGTCTTCAAGCCCTGCTTCCTGTACATCTCCCAGCCCTGGCACAGACAACTCAGACAAGAAGGTCCACTGGGCTTCTtctgagaagagaaggagggcaTCGTCCACAGACTCAGAGTCAAAGACTCACTTGGACATTTCTAAGTTGCCCAGGTCCCGGAGACCCAGCCGGCTGACGGTGAAGTATGACCGGGGTCATCTGCAGCGCTGGCTGGAGATGGAGCAGTGGGTAGATGCTCAGGTTCAGGAGCTCTTCCAG GGTCAAGAAGATCCTTCTGAGCCTGAGATTGATCTGGAAGCTCTCATGGAATTGTCCACAGAAGAGCAGAGGACTCAGCTGGAG GCCATTCTCCAAGACTGCCCAGGCAACAGTGAG CCTTTTATCTCTGAGCTACTCAGTCAACTCAAGAGACTTCGGAGACTCAGCAGGCCTTCAAAATAA